One segment of Ipomoea triloba cultivar NCNSP0323 chromosome 12, ASM357664v1 DNA contains the following:
- the LOC115999446 gene encoding LOW QUALITY PROTEIN: uncharacterized protein LOC115999446 (The sequence of the model RefSeq protein was modified relative to this genomic sequence to represent the inferred CDS: deleted 2 bases in 1 codon): MVVLLSDLPDNKLNSALLLSRRTYPPRDSWNFSPSFGYAGTKSPLTTNQQTSSGWVLPGRSEQQGTPRRRLTAYKWAAVSRSRGRSAPCPRIRGIFSQKILLQSDLAGERSQFATENKTASERTFVRFFSTKHGSLRITVGRWLPKETPIRSVPRLGGIYLIPITRRGSL, translated from the exons ATGGTTGTCCTGCT ATCAGATCTACCAGACAATAAACTAAATTCCGCACTGCTGCTGAGTCGTCGGACTTATCCACCAAGGGATTCGTGGAATTTCT CGCCCTCTTTTGGGTATGCAGGTACTAAGAGTCCTCTCACTACCAACCAGCAGACATCATCTGGCTGGGTCTTGCCG GGGAGATCGGAGCAACAGGGAACGCCTAGACGACGTTTAACCGCTTATAAA TGGGCTGCAGTAAGTAGATCGAGAGGTCGTTCCGCCCCTTGTCCCCGAATAAGGggaattttttctcaaaaaatctTGCTCCAATCTGACCTAGCTGGCGAGCGATCCCAGTTCGCGACAGAGAACAAGACAGCAAGCGAGCGTACCTTTGTTCGCTTCTTCTCCACCAAGCACGGAAGTTTAAGGATAACTGTAGGTCGGTGGCTACCTAAGGAAACTCCGATTCGATCCGTCCCCCGGCTGGGAGGCATCTACCTCATCCCGATCACAAGGAGAGGTTCACTATGA
- the LOC115999447 gene encoding uncharacterized protein LOC115999447: MARAPRKEAFFAFHLSCAGNAQIRDFNRGRFPASRIVEEEEAKKKPLVQFDVKKRSLAGRLAIDFFYGNLGNSISIKQLTKGMSGTFRLLDAVQLAETLGTAGIRSPQVSVLWGTVKHIRQGSRGISLLHSSGRSKVPSDVQQAVSRSGMRARKFALYTPAGRKAAGEGGGHWARSISSEFPIQIEAPIKKILRRLRDRGLISRRRPWPIHVACLTNVSDGDIVNWSAGIAISPLSYYRCRDNLYQVRTIVDYQIRWSAIFTPAHKHKSSARNIILKYSKDSHIVNQEGGKTLAEFSNSIELGKLGSGQDPNNKEHSTTSLV; encoded by the exons ATGGCTCGGGCCCCCCGGAAGGAGGCCTTCTTCGCCTTCCACCTAAGCTGCGCAGGAAATGCCCAAATACGAGATTTCAATAGGGGGAG ATTTCCGGCAAGTAGAATAGTAGAAGAGGAAGAGGCCAAAAAGAAACCGCTGGTACA GTTTGATGTTAAGAAAAGATCTCTTGCAGGAAGGTTGGCTATAGATTTCTT CTATGGGAACCTCGGTAATAGTATCTCGATCAAACAGCTGACGAAGGGGATGAGCGGAACATTCCGTCTACTGGACGCGGTTCAACTAGCGGAGACTCTTGGAACAGCTGGAATAAGAAGTCCCCAAGTTAGCGTATTATGGGGGACCGTCAAGCACATCCGGCAAGGATCAAGGGGGATTTCGTTGTTGCATAGCTCAGGTCGGAGCAAGGTGCCATCGGACGTTCAACAGGCAGTCTCACGATCGGGCATGAGGGCCCGGAAATTTGCATTGTATACTCCCGCGGGTCGGAAGGCGGCGGGGGAAGGAGGGGGACACTGGGCGAGATCTATCAGCAGCGAATTCCCCATACAAATAGAGGCGCCTATCAAAAAGATACTCCGAAGGCTTCGGGATCGAGGTCTCATTAGCCGAAGAAGACCCTGGCCAATCCACGTGGCCTGCTTGACGAACGTCAGTGACGGAGACATCGTAAATTGGTCCGCGGGCATCGCGATAAGTCCTCTGTCCTACTACAGGTGCCGCGACAACCTTTACCAAGTCCGAACGATTGTCGACTACCAGATCCGCTGGTCTGCAATATTCACCCCGGCCCACAAGCACAAATCCTCGGCGCGAAATATAATCCTAAAGTACTCCAAAGACTCACATATAGTCAATCAAGAAGGTGGTAAGACCCTTGCAGAGTTCTCCAACAGCATAGAGCTTGGGAAGCTCGGATCCGGTCAAGATCCGAACAACAAGGAGCACTCAACTACTAGTCTAGTCTAG
- the LOC116000071 gene encoding uncharacterized protein LOC116000071: MDWCGSSTPRTPEYRIMNEERHERKAYWLVIVRPQFLTGGDTKGLCPSIPWIDREGGQSFWFFMLSKSLTMKIDGECLIELIRSCRNKVKVYRSVRMPQLHTSLHFHLTPIVMINGSSRRDLLLNSQKKLLSLHPRRGREPVAVSAVLPELWGSRNRRALILGWAYYLDAFSSYPLRTWLPSVYRGHENWYTRGASFPVLSY; this comes from the coding sequence ATGGATTGGTGTGGTTCCTCTACGCCTAGGACACCAGAATATCGAATCATGAACGAAGAAAGGCATGAGAGAAAAGCATATTGGCTAGTGATTGTGAGGCCCCAATTCTTGACTGGAGGGGACACCAAAGGCCTCTGCCCTTCCATCCCTTGGATAGATAGAGAGGGAGGGCAGAGCTTTTGGTTTTTTATGTTGTCAAAGAGTTTAACAATGAAAATAGATGGCGAGTGCCTGATCGAATTGATCAGGTCATGTAGGAACAAGGTTAAAGTCTACCGGTCTGTTAGGATGCCTCAGCTGCATACATCACTGCACTTCCACTTGACACCTATCGTAATGATAAACGGCTCGTCTCGCCGTGACCTTCTCTtgaattctcaaaaaaaacTTCTGTCGCTCCATCCCCGCAGGGGCAGAGAACCCGTCGCTGTCTCGGCTGTGCTACCGGAGCTCTGGGGAAGTCGGAATAGGAGAGCACTCATCTTGGGGTGGGCTTACTACTTAGATGCTTTCAGCAGTTATCCGCTCCGCACTTGGCTACCCAGCGTTTACCGTGGGCACGAGAACTGGTACACCAGAGGTGCGTCCTTCCCGGTCCTCTCGTACTAG